The genomic segment CTAACCTCTGAAGGGCAAACATCTTGCGATCCAGCACAGGCACAGCCCCTAAAGAAGGTGCCACAATAAACAATGGGTCAGATGGAGACTGCGCGGGGGCAACGCCATCCTTAGAGAACGCTAAGACCTTGCCAGATCCCTGCAGTTCTTTGACTTCAACCAATTGAGCAGAAGGTTCAATGCGAAAGGGCAGCACGCGAGCCTCAGCGGACTGCGGTATCAGAGTCGCCGACAAAGCCGCTTCTTTGAGGGGGGCGCTCAAGCGATCCGCCGCATCCTCTGGGAATGTGGCCACCACCACCTTGGTCTGATTCTGCTGATCGGCAAACACCACCAGCCATTTTAAGAATTGCTGTCCGTAGGCTTTCTGAGACACTTTAAGCAGCAGTCTTGATCCATCCCCTAAGGACTGCTTAGAGAGCAAGTGCAAACCTCGCGTCGCTAACCGCTGCGAATTAAACCCTTTCACCACCTCGGCATATGGCCTTGGGATGGCGCTAACCATAATAGAGGCCCCCGTTTCTGGCTGCTGTACGCCGTAAAAGGTAGGAGCCTTTTCAAACCCCTCCGGCGGCTCAATACTCACCCCCACTTCTGGAAAAGATTCTAGAGTCTGAGGCTGGACCGTTTGCCCCCGAACAGGCATCGTGGCCTGAAATAGCAGCAGCCCAATAAATATAGCCTGACGAAGCATGGAAAATAACGAAAGAAAACTATCTCCAAGATAGCCCCTCTTTTGAGAATAATGCCCCCATCTTCAATTCAGAACACGCTAGGATTTTTATGATTATTACGCTATTGGCAAGCAATAAACCTCAGTGAATTTCCTCAATTTGAGTTGCCTCTGTGAGAACTCAAGTCCGAATGGGAAACCTGACTAATGTGAGTCTCATGCCGAGGCGCAATTCCCATCACATTCCTCACAGGTCTTTTTCATGACAGTTCCGAACGTTCTGCTCCGACATCTCCCTCAATCTGTCCTTATTGCGATCTCCATGACCGTTGCTAGCCCTGCTTTGGCTGCACCTGATTTTGCGTCAAGGCTTCACCCACTATCTGAGACCGCTGTTTCGGTCACTCCCCATCCTGAATTACAGGCTGCATTAGACATCTCGATAGACAGTGAAGCATCCGTGCTGACGGCAGAGAATGAAGCTTTAAAGCTGGTCGCTAACCCTACTGCGATCGCAAAGAACCTGGATGTAGAAAAGATCTCAGTTACACCCTCCACAGCATCGACCTTACAGATAGCTGAATCACCCGAACTAGGAACGATAGACACCGCCGCCACTGAAGAAGTTATCGAGGCTGATGGTGCGACCCCACAACCTGATGCTGCAGCAGAGACCGAGGCCGTCGAGCCTGAGGTGGACGAGGTCACGGCAGAACCAATCGAGCTTCAAGATGATGTTGCAGAGTCCAAAGAGACTTCAGAGTCTGAAGAGACCCAAGAGTCCGAAGAAGAGGGAGAATCAGCAAGAGTTCTAACGCCAGAAGAGCTTGCAAAGCAGCAGATGCTTATTGAAGCTGACAACCTTTTTACGGCAGGTGATATCGAGGCTGCTGAAGCTCTGTATCGCCAAGCGAAGGATCCGTTCTTTGACACAGCCGAGGCCCAACCGCGTGCAGAAGCATTTTCAGACCCAGCACAGCTAACCCCTGGTGGCAAAGTCTTCTGGCGAGAATCCGCCGCAGGCTTAGAAAAAAATCTCAAGACGCGGGCTTTAGTACCCGGCAAACTTTTGATTGAGAGACATCCTGAATTTGTCCCCGGGTACCTGCGCTATGCAAAAGCACTGCGTACCTATAACCAGCTAGCAGAAGGGCTAGCGGTTCTCGAGCGCGGAGCCGCCCGCCACCCCAATCAGCCTGATTTACAGCAGGGCTTGATTGACTTTCAGGTTGAATCAAAGCGCTGGCTCGAAGCTTCAATTACCGCCCGTCAGTTTGCACTTCTCAACCCCGATCATCCCCGAGCTAATGAATTTATGGCCGCAGCAGAAGAGTATCAAACTCAGTTTCGGAAGGTGCTGCGATCTCAAGTTACATCCAACGCGATCGGGGGAGTGATCACAGGAGCCTTGAATGTTGCCCTGACCGGCAATCCCTTCAATGCCGTTTCCACGATTCAGTCTTCTATGCTGCTGCTGCGGGGTGAAGATTCGGTGGGTCGATCGGCTACAAAGCGAGCTAAAAAGCGCTTTGACATGATTGAAGATCCTGAAGTACAGGCCTACGTCAACCGCATCGGCAATAAGCTGGTGGCCGTCACTGGCCGCGAACTGGAATACGAATTTAACATCATTAAAGATGAAAATCTAAACGCCTTTGCACTTCCCGGCGGCAAAATCTTTATCAATGGTGGGGCGATCACCAAGAGCAAATCTGAAGCGGAGCTAGCGGGTTTAATTGCCCACGAACTCTCCCACTCCGTCCTTTCCCACGGCTTCCAGCTCGTGACGGACGGCAACGCCACCAGCGGATTGACCAGCCTCTTGCCCTTTGGCAGCTTATTTACGGGCTTAGCGCTCACTGACTACAGCCGCGACATGGAAGAGCAGGCAGATCTGCTGGGTACAAGGATGCTCACCTCTGCCGGTTATGCAGCAGATGGCCTTCGAAACCTAATGGTAACGATAGGAGAAGAGCAGTCTGATAGCCCCAAAAAACCAGAATGGCTCTCCAGTCACCCCGGCAATGAGAAGCGGGTCAATTACCTAGAAGAGCTGATTGAGCAAAACGGCTACAATCGCTATACCTACGAAGGGGTTGCCGAGCATCTCGAAATGCAAGAACGGGTGCAGGCTATCTTAGATGCCCCTGAAGAGGAAGACGAAGAGAAGGCCCTCGACGATGAAGCGGAAGATCTTAAAGATCAGCAGGCAGCCGACGCCAAAGAGTAAAAACTCAATCGTTGCCCGTCGGAGAGAGCTGGTATAAAAAGAGTAGAAGGCCAAGGACGGTTCTAAATTCCGGTCCAACAGCCTTTTAGGCTGAAGTCAATCCGCTCAAGGAGATAAGGTGCTCTTTTTTGTTTTCTCCGTCGTGCTGTGGCTGAGTGTGCTGGCCAATCAGCTATTGGTTATCTTTCCACTCAAGCTGCTGCAGGCTTTCGCTTTACCACCGATGCTTGGCTCATTGGTGCTGCTGGGCATCTTTGCCTGGATTTTTGGCGATTAGAGATTCTCTCTCGAACGTTGCTAGACGTTAAGAATCAGCAAACCGCAGCAGCATCTGGCTGCGCTGGATGGTCGGGGTCTCACCATAGTTTGTGAGGGTCACAGAGGTGAGCTGCCGACTCCAAGGATTCAACAAGGTCTCAAGCTGACGGAGTTTAGGCAGCTTGCGCTCTAGTAAGGGGCGCATTACGGTCCAGTCCAGATAGAGATACCCCTGATTAGGGGTGGGTAAGGTGGCAAGGGCGGCTTGAAAGTCCTTTTGGTTTGCGATCGCATCCTCCGTCAGCCCCTGCTTGAGCGCTGCTAGCGAAGTCGCCAAAATCCGGTGGTCCGCCTCTACGGAAAAAGCACCTGTCACCTCAGCATTCAGCACCATAGAGCTAGAGACTTTAGATGGATTATCGGCCTCAGAAGAAACCAGGTGGGCCCAAGTCGAGACCTGATGATCGGCCAACGAATAGGGAATTACGCCAATATTTTGTTTCTGAGCCGCTTTGTCGAGCACCTGCGTTAGCTCTTGACCGCCATCATCATGGACAAACAGCCAGTCTGCCCCCAAGAAAGAATTTTGAGCCGCCGTGAACGGATCAGAACTGGGCAACATCGCCACCGCATACTCACCCGTCACGTTCGAGAAAACCTCGCGGGGCAGATTAATAGACCACTGCTGCCCCCCCTGCTTTAAAGTATTTCGGACCCACTGATCTAACGGATCGTAGCCCTTCAGATCCGCACTAAGCTGGGTCCAAAGCTGCTGTAGATTCACCCCAGAAGCCACTAATGGACTGCTGGCCGGAATATAATCGAGCGCCCGAATTGGGGCGGTCACAGTTGGTGTCACCAGCGCTTTAGAGCGGGAAGAGTCCGCCACCAAGACAGTCTCTGCTAGCAGACCCTGACGAGTTTGCCCTAGCTGGACAGCCAGACTGCGATAGGGGGGCGAACTCAAACGAGAGAAAGCAGATAAATCCGCATAAACAAAGCCATCTTGCTGCTCTTGCTTCAGGTGGGTCACGGCCTGCTGATAGTCAGACGTATTGGTCAGGCTCTCAGATTGGCTACTGTCAATCGCGGCCCTCAAAACCGACGCCGAATTCGCAACCAGCACATAGCGATCGTCAACAATGGCCGTCGACACCCCTTCAAAGGGCTGCAGCCCCGAGATTTCTGATCCTAGGGGCTGCGGAGACTTAAATTGAGTTGAAATCAGGCTAATGTCGCTGTACTGCTCAAAACTAAGGGGCTGTCCGGCTGAGACCTGCTGCTGCCAAATCTGTTCAATGCAGGCTTGGCTTTCCTTTGCACCCCGTGTTGTCACCGCAAACAGATAGTGATGCTGCTGCACCGGCCCCGTCAGCGCAAACATTAGCTCATCACTGACCCAAGGTTTCAAGTCACGAGCATAGTTGACGCCAGCGTTCGTCAACAGTACCTGAGGCCACTGGAGGAGCGATGTCGTGTTCCCCGAATCAGGAAGCTGTTTAGGATTCACCGAGAGCAGCAAGGGGGATTGCTGGGGTACGAACCGAGCGGTGGCTGGTCCTGAATTTATTTCAGTCGCGGGAGGCGTTTCAGCCAAAGCCATACCGCCACTCATACAGAAGCAGAGAAAGATGGCTATCAGTTGGATCCAAGGGAAACGTCGCGTCATCATTAGCAGAGAGACCCTGATGTGGCTGACTCATTCGAGCGATGGCAGGACCCTCAACGAGACTTGTACAGTCCTCGGTTTTTGCCTCTGACACCCAGACCTATTATTTCAGCAAAGTTGCGCTTGATACAAATTCATCTGTAGGGCAGCCCCAGCCCTAACCAGCGGTAGGGTGGAAGAGCGTGTCCAGATAAACGCGAGCCGCCCGGCGATCGCTTTCGCCGTGCTGAAGCAGAAAAAGTGATAGAGCTGCTGAAAAGACACGGTCTTGATCCCAGTCGGGATGCGCCTCTAGATAGCTCTTCAAGGTCTCATGAAGCTCTTCAGGTATTTCAGCCAAAATGCTAATTGTCGTTGCGTTCATGAACAGTGACCTTCTGTGATGTGGAGATGGAATGTAACTAACCTCTACCTCTAAGATTTTCGCAGCGAAACGAAGCCCCAAGCTGCCGCGACAAACCCATAAAGGGTATGGCTCTTTGCAAGATGATGGCTAGAGAGTACCGGCACGTTACTGGACCGGTCGCACCATTATTTGCGATCTAGGGGTGGGATTGTCAATGGGGGGACGGAGGAAGTCTAAGCGGATGCTTGAGCGACCTTCACGACAGATTAGGGCTTCCTGGCGTTTTTGGTTACATAAATTCAATTCCTCCTGGGGAAATTGCTCAAATCCGTCGAAATCCACAGAACTGCGGCTGGCCCCAATAAACTCGTTCTTCCCTGTGGAAAACTTCTGCTTTTCTGTGGAAAACCTCTTGATAAGTTGTGGAAAAATTCCTTTGGTCTGTGGAAAGCCTGGGGAAATCATTTTTGAATGATTAAAATTACAAATCTCTTTGAAAAGTCAGCATCTGATCATCTGACGAGCGGATCGGCTAATCTCTGCTAGCGACTCTGTTCTGCGGCCCGACACCCTTGACAAAATGTTCCATAATATTGAGAGATCTACTGAACGCGGTGTCAAAAAGGATTCCCATGACAGGAGCTTCTTCAGGAGTTTGCAGAACAATGACAGGTCAAGTCTCAACTCTTCGGCAGCTGAGTCGCCGTTACCGGTGAAAGATCTAAGATCGAGCCAACGCCCCAAACGGTCTAGTCGAGTCATCAATCGGTTGCTGAAGACTGCGCTTAAAGCGTGGCTGAGATCGCAACTCACCTCTATTGCCGATCTCAAGATTGAAGTGGAAGGTTGCGATCTCAACCTTTTAGCAGGCACCATTCCAAAAGTTTGCTTGATGGCAGAGAAAGCCGTTTATCAAGGCATTCATTTCAGCAAGATTGATATTGTTGCCCATCAAATCCAGGTCAACCTCAAGCAGATTCTCAGAGGCAAGCCCCTGCAGCTCATGCAGCCCATTCCCATTGAGTTTTCTGTCTTGCTGCAGGCCACAGACCTCTACCAATCACGTACCGCTCCCCTAATGCAGTCAGCGGTACGTGATTTGTTGCAAGTACTGCTCAGAACATCACAAGAAGATGCGATCACAGATGACGCCCTATCTTTGCCAGCCATCAAGATCCAAGAGATTCAGTTTAAGAATAATGGGTTTATATTAAAAGTACAGGTGCCCTCTGTAATAGATTCCTCGACTGCCACACTCGAAACTTGCCTCACCATTGGTCACCCCCAGGAACTGCTGTTCTATGACCTCACCTATCAAACAGAAAGCAAACACAATCATTTAGAGCAGCCTCAGACGACCTCAATCAACCTGGGTACCCAGGTCAACCTAAAATCGCTGCTCCTTACGCCTGCTTCACTCATCTGCAAGGGACAGATTGAAGTGCAGCCCTAGCAAACAAGTGACGCTAGAGTTGATTACTAATCCCACCGAATAATAATTGGTGAGCCTGGAGAATGGTGCTACGCTATAGAGCCAGCCAAAAGGCTCTTGGGGCGATTAGCACAGTGGTAGCGCGCTTCCTTCACACGGAAGAGGTCACAGGTTCGAACCCCGTATCGCCCATCTAGCTGGAAAGTACTAACAATTAAGGCTCTGGTGGCACCCCTCTATGTGCCACCAGAGTCTTTTTTATTGTCAATAAGGAGGGAGTAGATATGTCAGGTTTGGTCAATTTCAATCATTTTCTGGCTGGAAATTGACAGGAAGACAAGGGAGGTCATAACCTAAACTTTCACCAGCGGCTTAGAGACAGACCGCGATCGCAACTTTTCCACCAGAACCGGTGACGTCTGCCCCAGTGTTACTCCTCGTCGTCCCGGCTTCACGGGTCGCTTATTGACCAAATTCAGATCCAGCCGCGTCAGAATTGTAGCTAAAACAATCTTCAGCTCGTACTGCGCCAAAGCCGCCCCTACACAGCGACGCGCCCCAGCCCCAAACGGTATAAACTCATAGGGCGAAAACTGCCGCTCTAAAAACCGTTCGGGGCGAAATTCTCGGGGCTGAGGATATAGCTCTTCACGTTGGTGGACCAGATACATGGCACCCATGAGCAACATTCCTGGCTCTAATTGATAGCCGCATAGCTCTATTGGCACCTCAACGCGGCGCGGAAAGGTGAGCATTGCGACGGGATAAATGCGAAGCGTCTCGTTACAGACTGCATTGAGATAGGGCAACTGCAGGAATTGAAATGGATCAGCAGGGTCGGAGACCGTCTCTAGCTCTGCCATCAGCCTTTGCTTCACTTCAGGAAAAGAGTGAACCCAGTACATCGCCCAAGTGAGCGCTGTTGCCGTGGTTTCATGCCCCACCAGCAAAAACATCATTAGCTCATCTCGCAATTCTTGATCAGTGAGGCCGTTACCCTCCTCATCTTTTGCTGCCAACAACAGTGAGAGAATATCAACCCGTTCAGGATCTGCTTGGGCACGTCGCTCACTAATTTCAGCCAACAGAAGCCGATCCGTTTGTTCCGTCATCAGACGGAATTTCCCGCCGGGACTCCAGTCTCCCAGATCTTTTTGTAGCCAAGGCAAGAATACAATAGCGGAGGTGATGGGAGAACCCGTAATATCAAGACGCTGCCCCAATAATCGTTCAAGCTGCTGATAACGTTCTCCCTCATGCAGCCCAAACACAGCCTGCAAAATCACCCGCATTGTGATTGTCTGCATTGAACAACGGACATCTATCGGCCCGTTTGTCGGCCACTGCGAGATCACGCCTAGTGTAATCTCTTGAATCAGGCGTCCATAAACGCCAAGGCGCTCTCCATGAAAGGGGGGCATTACCAATTGACGGCGAGTGCGGTGCTGGTTTCCGTTCAGCATCAGTAGATTATGCTCACCCAGCAGTGATGCCAGAATCCGATTGGCATCTCCAGGAGCGCTCAGTTCTTTGCCAGCGCCAACGTCATGAGTCAGTATGTACTGCAGTGCCTTAGGATCGCTGACGATAATTAGGCCATCCGATTCACCCCATAGCACTCTAGCGTTGAAAATATCGCCATAGCGTTTGAAATTGGTGTTCAGATAACCCAATGGATTCAAAATCCACTGAGTGAGCTGTAAAGGGAGTGGCGTTTTTGGGGCGGGAACAGTCTTTGTCAAGGTGCTTTCTTCTTGTCAACTCGATCAGATTCGGATGCTGGAATTCCATCGCTACTGACAATCTAACAAGATTCATCGGTATCTGTTGATCTCATCTGTCGCCATTAAGCACATAGCTGAGTAAAGACGCTCTGGATGATTGCGATCGCACTTTCCACCTCTTCAGCACTGACCACCAACGGCGGCACAAACCGAACCACCTGGGGACCGGCAGGCACCAATAATAATCCGGCCTCCATTGCCGCTTTGACTACATCAATCGATTTGAGGGAGGGGGCCAAAACCATGCCGTTGATCAGCCCCCACCCTCTGATTTCTGAGATGTGATGGGGATATTGAGCAGCAAGCTGTGTCAACCCAGATCGGAGCTGTTCTCCTCGCTCCCGCACATTTTCAATCAGTGACTCTGTTTCTAGCGTCTGACAAACGCAGAGCGCTGCTGCAGAGGCAAAGGGATTGCCGCCAAAGGTGCTAGCGTGATCTCCTGGCTCAAAAATATTGCAGGACTCTTTGCACAGCATTGCGCCAATTGGGATGCCGCCTGCCAACCCCTTTGCAAGGGTGAAAATATCTGGCTCAATGCCCAAGTTCTCATAGCCCCAAAGTTTGCCGGTGCGACCCATGCCCACCTGAACTTCATCGAGGATGAGTAGAATTCCATGCTGGTCACAAAGCTGGCGGACCTTCTGGAAATATTCAGCGTTACCAGGGTTGACGCCGCCTTCGCCTTGGAGAGGTTCGAGTAAGATCGCTGCGACTTGGGGTTGGGGCTGATTTAAGGTTGCGATCGCATCCCGCATCGCCTCAAAATCATTAAACGGCACGTAATGGAAACCCGGAACCAGCGGATTAAAGTTTTTCTGATACTTTGGCTGACCCGTCGCCGTAATTGTCGCTAGTGTCCGACCGTGAAAGCTTGCATTCGCGGTCACAATCACTGGGTTCTTAATATTCAGAACCGTATGCCCATACTTGCGAGCCAGTTTAATAGCTGCTTCGTTGGCTTCCGCACCTGAATTGCAGAAAAAAGCACGATCTGCACAGGAATGCTCGGTCAACCATTGGGCCAGCTCTCCCTGCTCAGGAATGTAGTAGAGATTAGATACGTGGTGTAGCTTTTGAATTTGAGTCGTGACGGCTTCGATTAAAGCCGGATGCGCGTGGCCCAACGTACAAGTGGCAATGCCCGCTACGAAGTCTAGATATTCTTTGCCGACTGTGTCCCAAACGCGGCAGCCTTCACCCCG from the Acaryochloris thomasi RCC1774 genome contains:
- a CDS encoding cytochrome P450, translated to MTKTVPAPKTPLPLQLTQWILNPLGYLNTNFKRYGDIFNARVLWGESDGLIIVSDPKALQYILTHDVGAGKELSAPGDANRILASLLGEHNLLMLNGNQHRTRRQLVMPPFHGERLGVYGRLIQEITLGVISQWPTNGPIDVRCSMQTITMRVILQAVFGLHEGERYQQLERLLGQRLDITGSPITSAIVFLPWLQKDLGDWSPGGKFRLMTEQTDRLLLAEISERRAQADPERVDILSLLLAAKDEEGNGLTDQELRDELMMFLLVGHETTATALTWAMYWVHSFPEVKQRLMAELETVSDPADPFQFLQLPYLNAVCNETLRIYPVAMLTFPRRVEVPIELCGYQLEPGMLLMGAMYLVHQREELYPQPREFRPERFLERQFSPYEFIPFGAGARRCVGAALAQYELKIVLATILTRLDLNLVNKRPVKPGRRGVTLGQTSPVLVEKLRSRSVSKPLVKV
- a CDS encoding DUF3352 domain-containing protein, producing the protein MMTRRFPWIQLIAIFLCFCMSGGMALAETPPATEINSGPATARFVPQQSPLLLSVNPKQLPDSGNTTSLLQWPQVLLTNAGVNYARDLKPWVSDELMFALTGPVQQHHYLFAVTTRGAKESQACIEQIWQQQVSAGQPLSFEQYSDISLISTQFKSPQPLGSEISGLQPFEGVSTAIVDDRYVLVANSASVLRAAIDSSQSESLTNTSDYQQAVTHLKQEQQDGFVYADLSAFSRLSSPPYRSLAVQLGQTRQGLLAETVLVADSSRSKALVTPTVTAPIRALDYIPASSPLVASGVNLQQLWTQLSADLKGYDPLDQWVRNTLKQGGQQWSINLPREVFSNVTGEYAVAMLPSSDPFTAAQNSFLGADWLFVHDDGGQELTQVLDKAAQKQNIGVIPYSLADHQVSTWAHLVSSEADNPSKVSSSMVLNAEVTGAFSVEADHRILATSLAALKQGLTEDAIANQKDFQAALATLPTPNQGYLYLDWTVMRPLLERKLPKLRQLETLLNPWSRQLTSVTLTNYGETPTIQRSQMLLRFADS
- a CDS encoding M48 family metallopeptidase: MTVPNVLLRHLPQSVLIAISMTVASPALAAPDFASRLHPLSETAVSVTPHPELQAALDISIDSEASVLTAENEALKLVANPTAIAKNLDVEKISVTPSTASTLQIAESPELGTIDTAATEEVIEADGATPQPDAAAETEAVEPEVDEVTAEPIELQDDVAESKETSESEETQESEEEGESARVLTPEELAKQQMLIEADNLFTAGDIEAAEALYRQAKDPFFDTAEAQPRAEAFSDPAQLTPGGKVFWRESAAGLEKNLKTRALVPGKLLIERHPEFVPGYLRYAKALRTYNQLAEGLAVLERGAARHPNQPDLQQGLIDFQVESKRWLEASITARQFALLNPDHPRANEFMAAAEEYQTQFRKVLRSQVTSNAIGGVITGALNVALTGNPFNAVSTIQSSMLLLRGEDSVGRSATKRAKKRFDMIEDPEVQAYVNRIGNKLVAVTGRELEYEFNIIKDENLNAFALPGGKIFINGGAITKSKSEAELAGLIAHELSHSVLSHGFQLVTDGNATSGLTSLLPFGSLFTGLALTDYSRDMEEQADLLGTRMLTSAGYAADGLRNLMVTIGEEQSDSPKKPEWLSSHPGNEKRVNYLEELIEQNGYNRYTYEGVAEHLEMQERVQAILDAPEEEDEEKALDDEAEDLKDQQAADAKE
- a CDS encoding DUF2811 domain-containing protein, producing MNATTISILAEIPEELHETLKSYLEAHPDWDQDRVFSAALSLFLLQHGESDRRAARVYLDTLFHPTAG
- a CDS encoding LmeA family phospholipid-binding protein; translation: MKDLRSSQRPKRSSRVINRLLKTALKAWLRSQLTSIADLKIEVEGCDLNLLAGTIPKVCLMAEKAVYQGIHFSKIDIVAHQIQVNLKQILRGKPLQLMQPIPIEFSVLLQATDLYQSRTAPLMQSAVRDLLQVLLRTSQEDAITDDALSLPAIKIQEIQFKNNGFILKVQVPSVIDSSTATLETCLTIGHPQELLFYDLTYQTESKHNHLEQPQTTSINLGTQVNLKSLLLTPASLICKGQIEVQP
- a CDS encoding aspartate aminotransferase family protein, with protein sequence MSPTNLAPVPTTVIASFDATEFDRHVMGTYGRFPIALERGEGCRVWDTVGKEYLDFVAGIATCTLGHAHPALIEAVTTQIQKLHHVSNLYYIPEQGELAQWLTEHSCADRAFFCNSGAEANEAAIKLARKYGHTVLNIKNPVIVTANASFHGRTLATITATGQPKYQKNFNPLVPGFHYVPFNDFEAMRDAIATLNQPQPQVAAILLEPLQGEGGVNPGNAEYFQKVRQLCDQHGILLILDEVQVGMGRTGKLWGYENLGIEPDIFTLAKGLAGGIPIGAMLCKESCNIFEPGDHASTFGGNPFASAAALCVCQTLETESLIENVRERGEQLRSGLTQLAAQYPHHISEIRGWGLINGMVLAPSLKSIDVVKAAMEAGLLLVPAGPQVVRFVPPLVVSAEEVESAIAIIQSVFTQLCA